The following DNA comes from Eriocheir sinensis breed Jianghai 21 chromosome 37, ASM2467909v1, whole genome shotgun sequence.
AGATGTGGCGTTAGTATCAATGTGAGTGGAGGTGTCAACGTaagtggaggtggaaggagggagtgagtgtgtgtgtgggtgtggctgtgAGGGGGAGATGTGGCGTTAGTGTCAATATGAGTGGAGTTGTCAACGTAAGTGGaggtggaaggtgtgtgtgtgtgtgtgtgtgtgtgtgtgtgtgtgtgtgtgtcggggacgAGGTCTGCACACAAAAGCGTCctcttgaaaacaaacacagaggaGGAATTTAAATGGAttacaactctttttttttttctttttttctttcccgagAGCAAAATAGAGTAATTATTTCCCTCTTCAATTCGGACGCTCTACTTTCCGCCGTTGGTCagcttacacttttttttttttttagtttttttgtgattgtttttttttgggggggtaagtatcactaccatcacttgtttttctttaagttttactactattactattactactatcccttgtttttttgttttcgttctcttttctttatttttcattgccgttatttttttatttttttctttagctatTACTAccgtcatttgtttttttttatttcttttgttttcgttatttttttctttattgttcattaccagcatttgtttttgtttctcttttgtttttttcttgttgtgtTTTCGTTGTTTGTATCactaccgtcatcatcatcattactactactactactactactactactactactactacgataccaaccactactacaacaactaccattatcactactactattctCTTTCTCACCTgatactaccactacaacaacatcaacatcaacaacaacaacaacaacaactacaacaacaacatttatcattactattatctactttccttcatttctttattttcctttatttcttctctcgcgttcaatttcctttttttcatcatttttgcatttttttttagggGATAGGATAGGGTGAGCGCTAAAGACATATCCTTTATTTTTCCGTCCTGACCTGACACATCATATCAACATTAATATAATCTCTTTTAAGTATTGTAGGACGGCCGAGGTGTGACgcgtaacacatacacacacacacgaagacgaGTGTGtcacctcaccttcctctctgACCCATTACGCCCCTTCTACATGCTCATATTAAAAGCatgcggtggtggtggggtgggagggggcATGGGTGTGGCTGGGGATATGGCTGGtgtgtggatggggaaggttggttaCTGGGTCTCCTCCTCGTAGGGATGTGGTCGTGGTAGGGAAGTGTGAGGGTGACTGTGGAGTGTGGTTAGGTCATATAGGGTGGTTGGTGTGGCCTGGTAACTCTTTTAGGGGTGTGGGAGGGATGTGGTCAGCCATTACTAGGGTCTGGGGTGTGACTGGTGAGGTGTGGTTACTCTctttgggggtgagggagggatgtgGTCAGCCATTATTAGGGTCGGGGGGGTGGCTGGTGAGGTGTGGTTACTCTCTTTGGGGTGTGGGAGGGATGTGGTCAGCCTTTACTGGGGTCGGGGTGGCTGGTGAGGTGTGGTAACTTCAGGGAGGGATGTGGTCAGCCATTTCGAAGGGGTTGGGAGGTGGCTGGTGAGGTGTGGATACTACTCTCCGTGGGTGTGGCTGTGAGGTGGGTGacgtgggaaggggggggggtgacggggggGGCTGGGTGTGGCGTGGctgtgaggtgtgtgtggggtatgGCGCGGGTTAGTTCTGGGCGTAGTAGTCTGGCTCTGCGGCGACCGGGTTCTGGGCAGCGCGAAGGAGGGCACCCACACCAGCCTCCACTGCTCGAAGACGCTCCTCAACTACCTGACGGAGGGTAGATGAGGTATATAAGATCCATAGGCCATCTTCTTAAACACCGGCGCCCattcacacacatttggcaaggctttcgcaggagtctcgggcatttgcaggggtagttttatgacccttctggcaGTCTGATCATTCTTTAAAACTCTCATTAGAACGCGATCGatctcccaagcacacacatttggcaaggctttcgcaggagtctCGGGCATttgcaagggtagttttatgacccttctggcaGTCTGATCATTCTTTAAAACTCTCATTAGAAAGCGATCGatctcccaagcacacacatttggcaaggctttcgtaggagtctcgGGCATTTgcaggggtggttttatggcccttctggtagtctgGTCATTCTTCTGTGCAATGAAACTTTAAAACTCTCATTAAAACGCGATTGATCTCAtgaaaatacccctggaaatgcctacaactcctacgaaagccttgtcaaatatgtgcttgggaGTTGAAATGTGTTAGAATCTGACCCTAaatctctatctttctctgtcaatctctctctttatctatctatctttctctctttcaatctctctctttatctgtctatattaatctctctatctttctctctctctcaatctctctctttatctgtctatattaatctaactatctttctctctctctctcaatctctctctttatctatctatctttctctctttcaatctctctctttatctatctatattaatctaactatctttctctctctcagtctctctctttatctatctatattaatctaactatctttctctctctctcaatctctctttatctgtctatattaatctaactatctttctctctctcagtctctctctttatctatctatattaatctaactatctttctctctctgtcaatctctctctttatctatctatattaatctatctatctatctcttacccGGGGCAGGGAGCGGTGAGAGTTGGCCTGCTGCTGAAGTTGCTGTGGTAGGCTGCGGCGGGGCTCCTGCAGTAAGTCCACACCCTCGCGCCCCTCGCCGCCCAGGGCCACCACCGCTGCAGGGTCAGAGCGTTTCCGTCCGTTCGTCCATCCTGGCGGAGAAGGGAAGGCGTGGAAGGAAGGTATGTCACTGTGGCGTGTGTTCTCAGAGGTTTTCgagtcacctctcctcccgaaattgatctccaTTGTTGCCATCGTTCGTTGTTAGCTtataattatcgtactcagagcatagtgctAACCGGTTTTATagtgccaagaaacatcagcaattaactattttaacgataaatacaaattaatctcgttattggggctcAGGAGTtagttttgggtcggaaatcagtAAATATTAGAGGTGAGtgcgataatttggcaacgttgcttGTGGCCAGTCTACTaaactatttcttttttttttttaggggcagtgattagcgagctttttagtgtcattattattttatttcttgcccttgagctgcttcctttactgtaaaaaat
Coding sequences within:
- the LOC127008332 gene encoding pro-corazonin-like, coding for MVRRITVMVLAASLALAASQTFQYSRGWTNGRKRSDPAAVVALGGEGREGVDLLQEPRRSLPQQLQQQANSHRSLPRVVEERLRAVEAGVGALLRAAQNPVAAEPDYYAQN